CCGTGGACGAAGCCAGCGCTGGCGTGCCGCTTCCGGTAGAGGCGCTTCCGACCACGCCGGTGCTGGCGCCCGCGGCGCGTTCACCTGCCCGGCGCTGGCTGCGCCATGGCGCGGCGATGGCGATCGCGCTGGTCGCGGTAGCTGTTTCGGTCTGGCTGTGGCGATCACCGCGACCGGGCAGTCAGGCGGCGCCGGCGCCGGTCCTGGCCGTCCTGCCGATGCGCGCAGTTGGCGACGATCCGCGTGGCCAGGCCTTTGCCGATGGCCTGAGCGAGGAAATGATCGGGCTGCTCGCCCACATCGACGGCTTGCGCGTGATCTCGCACACCGCCTCGTTCAAGTTCCGCGATCCCGCGCTGCCGATGACCGAGGTCGCGCGCCAGTTGCAGGCCACGCACCTGCTCGAGGGCAGCGTGCGCCAGGACGGTGAGCGCCTGCGCATCAGCCTGCACCTGGTCGAAGCCGACGCCAACCGCACCATCTGGTCGCAGAGCTTCGACCGCGAGTTCCGCGACATCTTCGCCGTGCAACGCAGTATTGCCTACGCGATCGCCAACACGCTGGAACTGCAGCTGGGCCTGTCGGCGACCTCGTCGAGCGCCGGCGAGGATCCGGCGCTGTACCGGCGCTACCTGCTGGCGCGCAACGCGTCGCCGCGTGCAGGCGAGGATCGCGGCGAGGCGGCGGAAGCCGCACTGCGCGAACTGACCCTCCAGCATCCCGACTATGCGCGCGCACAGGGCGGACTGGCGGTGATCCTGTGGGGACGCTCGCTGTCGGCGCGGCCCGGCCGCGACGCGCTGCGGGCCGAGGCCGAGCAGATGGCGGCAAGGGCACTGCAACTGGACCCGCAGCAACCCGAAGCCCACGCCGTCATCGCGGCCAAGGCGTGTCGCGCGCAGCAGTGGAGCGAGTGCATGCGCCTGTCGCAGCTCGCGATCAAGCTGGCGCCTTCCGATGCGTGGTGCCGGGGATGGTACGCCTATCGCCTGGCGACGCTCGGCTACGTCCAGCAGGCCCTGCGCGAGACCGATGAGGCCCTGAAGCTGGCCCCGTTCGACCAGGACCTGCATTTCTGGCGAGGCCGCCTGCTCGACACCCTGGGCCGCCATGAAGAGGCGCAGGAGCATCTGGCACTGGCGCCGCCCGATCGCGTCGCGACCGCGTCGTTCTTCAACGCGGTATGGCGCCGCGACTACACCACCGCGCAACGGCTGGTCGAAGCGTTGCCCGCCGACCTGCCCTGGCGCGCATCGGAACTGGCCGCCGTCGCCGCACTGCGTGACCCAACGCTGTGGCCAGCCGTGCCGCCGGCGATCGATGTCTCTGAACGGCATCCGCTGCATGGCCAGGTCCCGTACGACTTCACCCGCCTGCTGTTGCCGGTGCGCGATTACGCGCGCGACATCGATGGACTCGATGCCGTGCAGCAGGCGGGATACGCCTCTTACCAGTGGGTGTTCTGGCAACCCGAATCGCGCGAGCTGCGGCAGCACCCGGCATTCCAGCGCTACCTCCAGCGCAGCGGCATTGCGGCGTACTGGCGCGAGCATGGCTGGCCGGATGTGTGTCGCGCCGATGGGGTCGGCGTAGCCTGCGATTAGCGCACTGCTCGTGGGTTCAACGTCCGCGTTGGGTGCGGACGGGTGGAGCATGGTCTAGAACCAGCTGGGCGGTATCCCGAGTGCCTGGCACTCCGCGCGCTCTGACGGTGGCCCGTCGTCGTTGCGGCTGAGGTGTTCCCGTGCGCAGGCTTCCTTGTTGGAGATGTCTTCCTGCGGGCTCTGCGGCGGCTCGTCGCTGCTGAACGGTAGCGAGAACGAAGGCTGCGAGCGGTTGAATATGGTGTCCGGGTTGCGTGTTCCATCCATGCCGGGCGGGAGCCCGAACGGATTCTCAGGGTTACCGGTGAGAGTGATCGACGGGATCGAGAGCTGCATTGGCGGCGGGAGATGTTCCGGCGCGACCGCCGTCGACGCGTCCTTCTCCTGACCGCCTTCCCTTGCCTGTACCGCTTCCGGAAACGGGACGACGAGCATCGCCGCGAGTGTCAGGGCAGCGCACGTCCGCATGGCATTTGCCGGGTTGCCTGCCATGACCTCTCCTTTCGACACTCCAGGCTGGAGCAGGGAGGCATCAATTGAAGCCGCGCGCGCCGCGGCGCTCCATCAGAATTGTCTTAATCGCGCCTCATCTAGGGCGGCGCGCGGTGCGTCCCGCCTCGTATGCCTGCAGATGGCACCAGGCCGCTGCAAGCAGCGGCGCCGGCTGCGCCGCTGCATGCGCACGGTGCAGCATGTCGCCGACGATCTGCATGGCCTCCACCGGTTGCCCGGCTTCGAGGTCGCGGAGCATCGAGGCCTTCAGCGGCGAATCGGTCTGGGTCAGCGTATCGAGCGCGGCCTGCCGGGCCGCCTCGGGGATCGGTTCGCCTTCGGCATCGGCGACGGCCAGGCATTCGGCGTAGAGCGCGCGCATGAAGGCGTCGCCACCCTCGGTGGCAACGATGCCGCCGACGCTGGTTCGCATCAGGCAGGTGCCTGCGGCCAGGGTCGACAGAAAGGTGTACTTGCCCCACTGCTCTTTGGCGATTCGCAGCGAGCGCACGTGATCGATGCCTGCGCCGGCACACAACGCGGCGAAAGCACGGGTGCGTTCGCTGTCGGGATTGCCTTCGGGGTTGGAATCGGGGTTGGAATCGGGGTTGGAATCGCGCTCGCCAAAGGTGATCGAGGCCGGGCGGCCCAGGTGCAGCACTTCGCCCTGCGATCCTTTCATCGCGCTGATGAAGCACAGGCCACCGAGGACACGCTTCCGGCCGAAGCGCTGGTCCAGCAGCGGGTAGTGCGCCAGACCATTGAGGATCGGCAGGACTGCGGTGCCTTCGGCGACGGCCGGTGCCGCTGCGGCCATCGCGCTGTCGAGGTCGTAGGCCTTGCAGCTCAGCAGCACCAGATCGAACGGGCGCTCGCGGGCCAGTGCGGGCAGCGCCTCGGCGGTGACGTGCGCAACGTCGACGTCGGCATCGCCGAGCGGGCTGCGCAATGCCAGGCCGTGTGCATCCAGCTGTGCTGCGCGCGCCGGACGCACCAGGAAGGTGATGTCGGCGCCCGACTGCGCCAGGCGTCCGCCGAAGTAGCCGCCGGTGCCGCCGGCGCCGAGGACCAGGACGCGCATGCGTCGCTCCTCAGCTGCGCAGGCCGACGCCGCGCTTGAGCAGCCACAGGCCGAGCGATGCCAGCGCCACCACGAAGGCCATCATCAGCGTGTAGGCCACCCACACCGGCACGTCGCTGACACCCAGCAGGCCGTAGCGGAAGGCGTTGACCATGTAGAAGATCGGGTTGGCGTGCGTCATCGCCTCGGCCCACGGCGGCAGCAGCTTGACCGAATAGAACACGCCGCCGAGGTAGGTCAGCGGGGTCAGGATGAAGGTCGGGACGATCGCGATGTCGTCGAACTTCTTGGCGTACACCGCGTTGACGAACCCGGCCAGCGAGAAGATCGTCGCGCCCAGGAGGACGGTGGTGAAGGTGACCAGCGGATGCGGGATGCGCACCTTGGTGAAGAACATCGCGATCACCAGCACGATCGCGCCGACCATCAGGCCGCGCAGGACCGCACCGGCGACGTAGCCGCCCAGAATCACCCAGTTCGGCATCGGGCTGACCAGCAGCTCCTCGACGTGGCGACCGAACTTGGCGCCGAAGAACGACGACGAGATGTTGCCGTAGCTGTTCTGGATCACGCTCATCATCACCAGCCCGGGGACGATGAAGTCCATGTACTTGATGCCGTCCATCTCGCCTACGCGCGAACCGATCAGGCCGCCGAAGATCAGGAAGTACAGGGTCATCGTGATCGCCGGCGGCACCAGGGTCTGGCCCCAGATGCGCAGGATGCGGTTGATTTCACGGCGGACGATCGTGCCCAGCGCGATCAGGTTGCGCTGGTGGTCCGTGAGGGGTTTGGCGACGGCGGTGTTCATGCTTCGTCCTGCGAATTCGGTGTGGTGTGCTCCGCGCCTTCGCTGGGGGCGAAAGGCAGGGAGCAGTTCATCAGGCAACCTGTTCGGGCGGCGCCTGCGCGGTGCCGTCCTGCGCGTTCTCGCCGGTCAGGCGGACGAACAGTTCCTCGAGGCGGTTGGACTTGGTCCGCATCGAGCGCACCCGGATGCCAGCATCGCCCAGCACGGCGAACACACGGTTGAGGTCCATCGCGCGCGGCATCTCGATATCGAGGGTGTGGTCGTCGGCGGCGAGCAGGGTCGTGCCTTCGATCAGCGGCAGCGTCGCCGGCAGCTGGCCGTCGATGTCGAGCAGGAAGCCCTCGACGTCGAGCTTGGCCAGCAACACCTTCATCGGGCCGCGCTCGACAATGCGGCCGCGGTCGATGATGGCCAGGTTGCGGCACAGGCTCTCGGCTTCTTCCAGGTAGTGCGTGGTCAGGATGATCGTCGTGCCGGCGGCATTGATCTCCTTGAGCGTCTTCCACATGCCGCGGCGGATCTCGATGTCGACACCCGCGGTGGGTTCGTCGAGGATCAGCAGCCGCGGCTGGGTCATCATGGCCCGCGCGATCATCAGCCGGCGCTTCATGCCGCCCGACAGCGTGCGGCTCATCATGTTGGCCTTTTCCCACAAGTGGGCGCGCTTGAGCTCGACTTCGGCGCGGCGCAGCGCCTCCTCGCGCGGCACGCCGTAGAAGCCGGCGTAGTTGACCAGGATGTCGAGGGGTTTCTCGAACATGTTGAAGTTCAGCTCCTGCGGCACCAGGCCGATCAGGCGCATGGCGGCGTCGCGCTGGCGTGCCAGGTCGACGCCGAAGATCGACACCGAGCCGGCGCTGAGGTTCACCAGCGAGCTGACGATGCCGATCAGGGTGCTCTTGCCGGCGCCGTTGGGACCGAGCAGGGCGAAGAAGTCGCCGGGCATGACATCCAGGGAGACGCCCTTGAGCGCCTCCACGCGGTTGTCGTAGGTCTTGCGCAGGTCGCGCACGGACAGCGCGGGCGCGATTGCTGCGGGGGCGACAGTGGCGGAAGCGGCGCTTGCCGCGGTGGAGAGGTTCGAAGCCGGGGTCATCTGGGAGGCCTGTTGTGAAGCGTGCCTTCGCCGCGAGCCGCGCAGCGATAACCGGTAGTATAGGCGGCCTCGTGCCGGCACTCCGGCTACAGTCTGTTGCAACTTCCACCGGTATTGTCGTGGCCATCCAGCATTTCCCTCTCAAGCTCGTTTCGCGCCGGATGCTGGCCCCCACGGTCGGCCACTACACCTTCGTCCGCGACGACGGCCAGCCGCTGGATTTCATCCCGGGCCAGTTCATCCAGGTCCACTTCACCTACGCCGACGGCACCGCGACCAAGCGCAGCTACTCGCTGGCCACCATCCACGACCACGCCCTGGGACCGGGCGAGGCGGTGGAGATCGCTGTCAGCTACGTGGCCGGCGGCGCCGCCACGGCGTTGTTCGAGGGGCTGGAGGCCGACGGGCGGGTGGACGCCAGCGGTCCGTTCGGGCGCTTCTGCCTGATGCCGGCCGACGCCAACAAGCGCTACCTGCTGATCGGCACCGGCACCGGCGTCACGCCGTACCGGGCCATGCTGCCGCAGCTGGAAGCGCAGATCCGCGAGCGCGGCATCCAGGTCGTGCTGCTGTTCGGCGCGCGCACGCCGGCCGAGCTGCTCTACGGCGACGAATTCCGCGCCTTTGCCGGCAAGTACCCGCAGAACTTCCGCTTCGTTCCGTGCTTCTCGCGCGAGCTGCCCGAGCCCGGCTCGGCGCAGGCCCACGCCGATGTGCGCCACGGCTACGTGCAGCAGTACCTCGACGAGTTCGCGCCCAGCGCCGGCGACGACATCGCCTACCTGTGCGGCAATCCGAACATGGTCGATGCCTGCTTCGAGACACTGAAGGGCCATGGCCTGCCGGTGCCGCAGATCCGCCGCGAGAAGTACGTCAGCAGCAAGTAAGGCACCACGGCCGGGGTAGTCCTGGTCGGAGCATCGCGCGGCCACATTCATCCCGCGCCCCTCGTCTGGCATCCTTGAAGGCGCTTTGCCTTATGGACGAGAGGGAACCATGCGCAAGATCGGGGGAAGGACGGCCGCGCTCGCGGCGGTCCCGTTGTGGTCAGGCCTGCTGTTGTCGGGCCTGCTGTTGCCGGGGTGCGGATCGCAGCTCGCGGAATCGTCCGGAACGGCCAAGGCCACCGGGCAACGCATGTTCGGCGCCATTGCATTCGAGCCGTGCACGTTGTCGGCGCCGCTGTCGCCGACCAGCATCGACGCGCAATGCGCGAAGTTCGAGGTAGCCGAGAACCCGGCCGAACCCAAGGGTCGCAGGATCGCCCTCAACATGGCCTGGCTGCCTGCCAGCGACCAGTCGGGTGGCACCGTCGATCCGGTGTTCTTCCTCGCCGGCGGCCCCGGCCAGGCCGCCACCGAGTACGCCGCGCAGATCGACGTGGCGCTGCGCGATGTGCGCAAGCAGCGCGACATCGTCCTGATCGACCAGCGTGGCACCGGCAAGCTGAGTCCGCTCGATTGCCGCGACGGCAATGGCCGTGAGCTCGCGCTGCCCGATGCCGACGAAACCGATGCGAACGCAATCGCCGATTACGCGGCACGTTGCGCCCAGGCGCTGGCCGGCAAGGCGGACCCGCGCCAGTACACCACCACGCAGGCAATTGCCGACCTCGATGCGGTGCGTACCGCGCTCGGTGTCGACCGCATCAACCTGGTCGGCGTGTCTTACGGCACGCGCGTGGCGCAGCAGTACGCCGCGCACTATGGGCAGCACACGCGGTCGATCGTCCTCGACGGCGTAGCGCCGAACGAGCTGGTCGTCGGTGGCGAGTTCGCCCGGACCTTCGAGCGTGCACTGGGTCTGCAGGTCGCGCAGTGCCAGAAACTGGCCAGCTGCAGGAAGCGCTTCCCGCAGGACCTGCGCACGCAGCTGCACGCGCTCAAGGCGCGCCTGGCTGCCGCCCCGGTGGACGTCGAGTACCGCGATCCGGCCAGCGCCGAGGTCAAGCACGACACGCTCACCGCCGATACCGTCGTTGGCCTGACCCATCTGTTCTCGTACATGCCGCAGATGGCGTCGCTGCTGCCGGTGGTGATCGACGAGGCCGACCGCGGCCGCTACGCACCGCTGATGGCGCTGTCGCAGATGATGACGCGCGAAGTCGGCGGGCAGATGTCGCGCAGCATGCAGTGGTCGGTGATCTGCGCCGAGGATGCCGATCGCTATCGCCCGGATCCCGCCGATGCCGACACGGTGCTGGGCGCGGACGTCGCGACGGCCTTCTTCGCCGCCTGCAGCCGCTGGCCGCATGGATCGCGTCCGGCCGACTTCAACGCGCCGTTGAAGTCGAACGTGCCGGCGCTGCTGCTGTCGGGCGAGATCGATCCGGTGACGCCGCCCTCGTATGGCGAGCAGGTGCTCAAGGGCCTGCCCAATGGCCGCCACCTGGTGCTGCGCGGCCAGGGCCACAACGTCAGCGGCGTCGGCTGCGTGCCGAAGCTGGTGGGCCAGTTCCTCGAATCGACCGACGCACGCAAGCTCGACGCCAAGTGCGTGGACGCGATCGGCTACGTGCCGCCGTTCACCGGCTTCAACGGGTGGGAACCATGATCATCGCCAACGACCTGCACAAGAGTTTCAAGACCAAGACCGGCACCGTGCGCGCCGTCGACGGCGTTCATTTCGAAGCGCACGACGGCCAGATCACCGGCCTGCTCGGCCCGAACGGCGCCGGCAAGACCACCACGCTGCGCATGCTCTACACGCTGATGAAACCGGACGCTGGCCAGGTGATGGTGGACGGCATCGATGCTGCGCGCGATCCCGAAGCGGTTCGTCGCGCCCTGGGCGTTCTGCCCGACGCGCGCGGCGTCTACAAGCGCCTGACCGCGCGCGAGAACATTGCCTACTTCGGCGAGCTGCACGGCATGTCCGCGCAGGCAATCGCGCAGCGCACGCAGACGCTGGCCGATGCGTTGCAGATGCACGACATCCTCGACCGCCAGACCGAAGGCTTCTCGCAGGGCCAGCGCACCAAGACCGCCATCGCGCGCGCACTGGTGCACGACCCGCGCAACGTGATCCTTGATGAACCGACCAACGGACTGGACGTGATGACCACCCGCGCGATGCGCACCTTCCTGCAACAGCTTCGCGCCGAGGGCCGCTGCGTCATCTTCTCCAGCCACATCATGCAGGAGGTCGCTGCGCTGTGTGACCGCATCGTCATCATCGCCAAGGGCCAGGTCGTGGCCGCGGGCAGTGCCGACGAGCTTCGTGCGCAGACCGGTGAAGCCAACCTCGAGGACGCCTTCGTCAAGGCGATCGGCTCGGAGGAGGGCCTGCACGCATGAGTCCGATCCAATCCGACAAGCTGCCCCGCAGCAACAGCCTCGCTACGTTGTGGTCGGTGATGCGCAAGGAACTGCGCGACATCTCGCGTGACCGCCGCACGCTGGCGCTCGCGCTGCTGATGGGGCCGCTGCTGTATCCGTTGCTGATGATCGGCATCGGCACGCTTGCCGAGAGCCGTGCCAGGACGCAGCTCGACAAGGTGCTCGAGGTCCCGACCGTCGGCATCGAACGGGCGCCCAACCTGGTTGCGTTCCTGGCCACGCAGGGCATCGAGGCCAAGCCGGCACCGGCCGATCTGGACGCGGCGATCGCGCGCCAGGACATCGACGTCGCCATGCGTATCAGTGTCGGCTTCGCCCGCAACTGGCACGAGGGTCAGCCGGCGCTGGTCGAGATCGTGCGTGACAGCACGCGTCGCGATAGCGAGATCCCCGGTGCGCGCCTTCGTGCGGCGTTGACGGCGTACGGCGATCAGGTCGGCGCGTTGCGCCTGCTTGCACGCGGCATCGATCCATCAATTACGCGCGCGCTCAACGTCGGCAGTCGCGACCTGGCCACCGAAGATGCCAAGCGCGGTCTGGTGCTGTCGTCGATCATGCCGTACCTGCTGATCCTGATGTCGTTCCTGGGTGGCGCCTACCTGATCATGGATGCGACCGCCGGTGAGCGTGAGCGCCAGTCGCTTGAGCCGCTGCTGGCCACGCCGGCCCGTCGCGGCGCGATCGTCAGTGGCAAGATCGCTGCGGCGTGTGCGCTCGGGTTGCTGTCGCTGTTGTTGACGCTTCTGGCATTCAAGTTCAGCGCGCAGGTCGGCACCAGCGTGGGCAAGATGCTCGATGTCAGCTTCGGCGCGATCGGCAAGATGCTGCTGGTGCTGTTGCCGATGCTGTTCATCGGCACGACGCTGCTGACGTTGTTGTCGGCGACGGCCAAGAGCATGAAGGAAGCGCAGAGCCACATGACGTGGTTGATGCTGCTGCCGATGATCCCGACCATCGCGTTGGCGGTGAACCCCATCAAGACGCAGATGTGGCAGTTCACGGTGCCGTTCCTTGCGCAGAACCAGATGCTGCTGAAGGTGATCCGCGGCGAGTCGATCGACGCGCGCGTGTGGGCCATCTACCTTGCGGCGGGCTTCGGTGTCGCGGCGCTGTTGTGGTTCGCGGCGGTGCGGCGCTATCACCAGGAGCGTCTGGCGATCTCCGGCTGACGTCCAAAGCGCCCTTGCCCCACGTAGCCCGGGTAAGCGAAGCGCACCCGGGGAACGCCGCCAGAGCACCGTCCCAGGACGGTGCAGCCCTCCGGCAGCCCAGAAGAACAGGCACAAAAAAAGGCCCGGCTTTCGCCGGGCCTTCCTGTTACTGCCTTGCGTCCGCGAGACCGGTTCCCCAACCGTCCCCGCGACGCATGGCCTGATCAGCTCTGCGGATTGAAGCCGATCGTGCGGCGCGTGGTCACCGGCGAATCAACCGGCTGGAAGCGCCACTTGCGTACTGCATTGACCGCTTCGCGATCGAAGATGCGCGCCGGGTTGGAGCGCACCACGCGGGCGGCGGTAACCGAACCATCGGTGCCGACGGTGAACTCGACCTGCACCTCACCCGAGGTGCCGGCACGCAGTGCCTCCGGCGGGTAGCGCGGCGGCGGCATCGACAGCGGGCGCAGGTCGCTGGCATCGGCACTGGCCGGTGCGGCAGCGGTCTGGCGGGCGATCGCGGCACGCTGCTCGGCTGCACGCTCGTCGGCTGCAGCCTTGTCGGCGGCGGCCTTGTCGGCAGCGAGCTTGTCCGCGGCAGCCTTGTCGGCGGCGGCCTTGTTCTGCGACGCCAGGAGCTTGGCAGCTTCTTCCTGCTGCTTCTTCTGGTCCTCCACACGCTTGACCTCGAGCTCGGCCTTGCGCTTGGTCTCTTCCTCGGCGGTCAGCTGCTGCTGGGCGGCACGCTTGCCGGCAGCTTCCTGCTGGGCGGTGATGCTGGTCTTGAGGCGGGCCAGTGCCGGGTGCTGCGCGTCGGCTTTCTCGAGCAGGGCCGACAGGCGCTGCGCTTCGGTGAAGTCTTCGCGGTTGACGCTCTGTTCGATGGCGATGACCGTCATCGGCAGCAGGTCGGTCAGCGCGCTCGACACGGCGGCGTCGCCGGGTGCCTTGTCACGCAGGGCCAGGTAGTACTCGACCGCGTTGTCCTCGGCCGGAGCGTACAGGCGGTTCTCGGCGTAGGCCTTGCGGGCCGCCTCGCGCAACTGGTCGGCCGTCATGGCCGTTACCTTTGCCGA
Above is a genomic segment from Lysobacter sp. S4-A87 containing:
- a CDS encoding ABC transporter permease, which codes for MSPIQSDKLPRSNSLATLWSVMRKELRDISRDRRTLALALLMGPLLYPLLMIGIGTLAESRARTQLDKVLEVPTVGIERAPNLVAFLATQGIEAKPAPADLDAAIARQDIDVAMRISVGFARNWHEGQPALVEIVRDSTRRDSEIPGARLRAALTAYGDQVGALRLLARGIDPSITRALNVGSRDLATEDAKRGLVLSSIMPYLLILMSFLGGAYLIMDATAGERERQSLEPLLATPARRGAIVSGKIAAACALGLLSLLLTLLAFKFSAQVGTSVGKMLDVSFGAIGKMLLVLLPMLFIGTTLLTLLSATAKSMKEAQSHMTWLMLLPMIPTIALAVNPIKTQMWQFTVPFLAQNQMLLKVIRGESIDARVWAIYLAAGFGVAALLWFAAVRRYHQERLAISG
- a CDS encoding ATP-binding cassette domain-containing protein; translation: MIIANDLHKSFKTKTGTVRAVDGVHFEAHDGQITGLLGPNGAGKTTTLRMLYTLMKPDAGQVMVDGIDAARDPEAVRRALGVLPDARGVYKRLTARENIAYFGELHGMSAQAIAQRTQTLADALQMHDILDRQTEGFSQGQRTKTAIARALVHDPRNVILDEPTNGLDVMTTRAMRTFLQQLRAEGRCVIFSSHIMQEVAALCDRIVIIAKGQVVAAGSADELRAQTGEANLEDAFVKAIGSEEGLHA
- a CDS encoding ABC transporter ATP-binding protein, giving the protein MRDLRKTYDNRVEALKGVSLDVMPGDFFALLGPNGAGKSTLIGIVSSLVNLSAGSVSIFGVDLARQRDAAMRLIGLVPQELNFNMFEKPLDILVNYAGFYGVPREEALRRAEVELKRAHLWEKANMMSRTLSGGMKRRLMIARAMMTQPRLLILDEPTAGVDIEIRRGMWKTLKEINAAGTTIILTTHYLEEAESLCRNLAIIDRGRIVERGPMKVLLAKLDVEGFLLDIDGQLPATLPLIEGTTLLAADDHTLDIEMPRAMDLNRVFAVLGDAGIRVRSMRTKSNRLEELFVRLTGENAQDGTAQAPPEQVA
- a CDS encoding energy transducer TonB; the encoded protein is MTVVNPQARRSSRLSAVKQLSAVLAIACALAACQKEEPAPESAAAPATTAAAPAVTADTAVSAKVTAMTADQLREAARKAYAENRLYAPAEDNAVEYYLALRDKAPGDAAVSSALTDLLPMTVIAIEQSVNREDFTEAQRLSALLEKADAQHPALARLKTSITAQQEAAGKRAAQQQLTAEEETKRKAELEVKRVEDQKKQQEEAAKLLASQNKAAADKAAADKLAADKAAADKAAADERAAEQRAAIARQTAAAPASADASDLRPLSMPPPRYPPEALRAGTSGEVQVEFTVGTDGSVTAARVVRSNPARIFDREAVNAVRKWRFQPVDSPVTTRRTIGFNPQS
- a CDS encoding ferredoxin--NADP reductase: MAIQHFPLKLVSRRMLAPTVGHYTFVRDDGQPLDFIPGQFIQVHFTYADGTATKRSYSLATIHDHALGPGEAVEIAVSYVAGGAATALFEGLEADGRVDASGPFGRFCLMPADANKRYLLIGTGTGVTPYRAMLPQLEAQIRERGIQVVLLFGARTPAELLYGDEFRAFAGKYPQNFRFVPCFSRELPEPGSAQAHADVRHGYVQQYLDEFAPSAGDDIAYLCGNPNMVDACFETLKGHGLPVPQIRREKYVSSK
- a CDS encoding winged helix-turn-helix domain-containing protein, producing the protein MTRPTPPVLRFDDIVLDLPGRRLLRAGQPQPLEPKAFAVLELLAGSPGQVFCRDEILDAVWGHRHVTPGVLNRVITLVRHALGEDAHSSRYLHTVYGYGYRFDLPAQTQEAASVDDAPVHAAVVAAVANSAPAVDEASAGVPLPVEALPTTPVLAPAARSPARRWLRHGAAMAIALVAVAVSVWLWRSPRPGSQAAPAPVLAVLPMRAVGDDPRGQAFADGLSEEMIGLLAHIDGLRVISHTASFKFRDPALPMTEVARQLQATHLLEGSVRQDGERLRISLHLVEADANRTIWSQSFDREFRDIFAVQRSIAYAIANTLELQLGLSATSSSAGEDPALYRRYLLARNASPRAGEDRGEAAEAALRELTLQHPDYARAQGGLAVILWGRSLSARPGRDALRAEAEQMAARALQLDPQQPEAHAVIAAKACRAQQWSECMRLSQLAIKLAPSDAWCRGWYAYRLATLGYVQQALRETDEALKLAPFDQDLHFWRGRLLDTLGRHEEAQEHLALAPPDRVATASFFNAVWRRDYTTAQRLVEALPADLPWRASELAAVAALRDPTLWPAVPPAIDVSERHPLHGQVPYDFTRLLLPVRDYARDIDGLDAVQQAGYASYQWVFWQPESRELRQHPAFQRYLQRSGIAAYWREHGWPDVCRADGVGVACD
- a CDS encoding ABC transporter permease; this translates as MNTAVAKPLTDHQRNLIALGTIVRREINRILRIWGQTLVPPAITMTLYFLIFGGLIGSRVGEMDGIKYMDFIVPGLVMMSVIQNSYGNISSSFFGAKFGRHVEELLVSPMPNWVILGGYVAGAVLRGLMVGAIVLVIAMFFTKVRIPHPLVTFTTVLLGATIFSLAGFVNAVYAKKFDDIAIVPTFILTPLTYLGGVFYSVKLLPPWAEAMTHANPIFYMVNAFRYGLLGVSDVPVWVAYTLMMAFVVALASLGLWLLKRGVGLRS
- the panE gene encoding 2-dehydropantoate 2-reductase, whose translation is MRVLVLGAGGTGGYFGGRLAQSGADITFLVRPARAAQLDAHGLALRSPLGDADVDVAHVTAEALPALARERPFDLVLLSCKAYDLDSAMAAAAPAVAEGTAVLPILNGLAHYPLLDQRFGRKRVLGGLCFISAMKGSQGEVLHLGRPASITFGERDSNPDSNPDSNPEGNPDSERTRAFAALCAGAGIDHVRSLRIAKEQWGKYTFLSTLAAGTCLMRTSVGGIVATEGGDAFMRALYAECLAVADAEGEPIPEAARQAALDTLTQTDSPLKASMLRDLEAGQPVEAMQIVGDMLHRAHAAAQPAPLLAAAWCHLQAYEAGRTARRPR
- a CDS encoding alpha/beta hydrolase, producing the protein MRKIGGRTAALAAVPLWSGLLLSGLLLPGCGSQLAESSGTAKATGQRMFGAIAFEPCTLSAPLSPTSIDAQCAKFEVAENPAEPKGRRIALNMAWLPASDQSGGTVDPVFFLAGGPGQAATEYAAQIDVALRDVRKQRDIVLIDQRGTGKLSPLDCRDGNGRELALPDADETDANAIADYAARCAQALAGKADPRQYTTTQAIADLDAVRTALGVDRINLVGVSYGTRVAQQYAAHYGQHTRSIVLDGVAPNELVVGGEFARTFERALGLQVAQCQKLASCRKRFPQDLRTQLHALKARLAAAPVDVEYRDPASAEVKHDTLTADTVVGLTHLFSYMPQMASLLPVVIDEADRGRYAPLMALSQMMTREVGGQMSRSMQWSVICAEDADRYRPDPADADTVLGADVATAFFAACSRWPHGSRPADFNAPLKSNVPALLLSGEIDPVTPPSYGEQVLKGLPNGRHLVLRGQGHNVSGVGCVPKLVGQFLESTDARKLDAKCVDAIGYVPPFTGFNGWEP